In Bacteroidota bacterium, a single window of DNA contains:
- a CDS encoding GLUG motif-containing protein, producing MRCDWSKLLGKLISVSFAATLSFAQTATTPSGSGTAGDPYLIDSLSNLYWVTQNSTSWSSFFRQTADIDASASSGWNSGSGFAPIGGQSTSFDGTYDGNGHTIDSLYISNSNNDYIGMFGLVSDGTIRNLRLTNENITGGSEVGGLVGMSTGSGSSLIDSCSTGGVITGSDSQETGGLVGMATAASTIRNCYSSALVNGANLVGGLVGHNDQGTVISNCYSTGSVNGSGSGIGGLVGYNTYTSPANAQIVNSYAIGKLIGSGVSQVGGLVGGNGATISNSFWNTDSSGSTGVGAGSGSGATGATSGQMQTLSTFTGAGWDFVLETANGTNDYWDMDTTHKAINHGYPFLSWEDHDTIALPVELTAFAGTSTGADAVLSWKTATEVQNAGFEIERMTDKQPTAANSWKRVGFVGGAGTSNAPHNYSFTDNVGSSGSYSYRLMQIDRNGAFTYSQTVTVNVAAGPRIFSLGQNYPNPFNPSTTIQFTVPEDGRASLKIYDAIGQEVATLFNSGAKAGEYHQATFDASRLASGIYFARLEFGGTMLTKKMMLLK from the coding sequence ATGCGGTGTGATTGGAGCAAGCTTTTAGGGAAGCTAATTTCCGTTTCTTTTGCGGCAACGCTCTCCTTTGCGCAGACGGCAACGACTCCCTCCGGGAGCGGCACGGCCGGCGATCCCTACCTGATCGATTCACTCAGCAATCTCTATTGGGTGACGCAAAACTCAACGTCGTGGAGTTCGTTCTTCCGGCAAACTGCGGACATCGATGCGTCGGCGAGTTCCGGATGGAATTCCGGCAGCGGCTTCGCGCCGATCGGGGGGCAGTCGACCAGTTTCGACGGCACCTATGACGGTAATGGGCACACGATCGACAGCCTCTATATCTCCAACAGCAATAACGACTATATCGGCATGTTCGGGCTCGTCTCGGACGGCACGATCCGGAATCTCCGGCTCACCAATGAGAACATCACAGGGGGGAGCGAAGTGGGAGGGCTCGTCGGGATGTCAACCGGAAGCGGATCCTCGCTGATCGACAGTTGCTCGACCGGCGGGGTCATTACCGGGAGCGACTCACAGGAAACCGGCGGTCTCGTCGGCATGGCGACGGCTGCCTCGACGATAAGAAACTGTTACAGCTCCGCGCTCGTGAACGGCGCGAACTTGGTCGGGGGACTTGTCGGCCACAATGACCAGGGGACCGTGATTAGTAACTGCTACAGTACCGGGAGCGTCAACGGAAGCGGCAGCGGGATTGGAGGCCTCGTCGGTTACAACACCTACACGTCCCCTGCCAACGCGCAGATCGTAAATAGTTACGCTATCGGCAAACTCATCGGGAGCGGCGTCTCGCAGGTCGGCGGACTTGTCGGCGGGAACGGCGCGACGATCAGCAACAGTTTCTGGAATACCGATTCCTCCGGGTCGACGGGCGTCGGGGCGGGTTCCGGCTCCGGTGCAACAGGAGCAACTTCGGGCCAGATGCAAACTCTCTCGACGTTCACCGGCGCCGGATGGGATTTTGTTCTCGAGACTGCCAACGGAACGAATGACTATTGGGATATGGATACCACTCACAAGGCCATCAACCATGGATATCCGTTCCTCTCGTGGGAGGACCACGATACCATCGCCCTTCCGGTCGAGCTGACGGCGTTCGCCGGAACCTCGACGGGGGCTGATGCGGTACTCAGCTGGAAGACGGCAACGGAGGTGCAGAATGCAGGGTTCGAAATTGAGAGAATGACCGACAAGCAACCAACGGCGGCGAACAGCTGGAAACGTGTAGGGTTTGTCGGAGGGGCGGGAACGTCGAACGCCCCGCACAATTACTCCTTCACCGATAACGTCGGATCGTCGGGAAGCTATTCATACCGGCTGATGCAGATCGACAGGAACGGCGCGTTCACCTATTCTCAGACTGTCACCGTCAACGTTGCCGCCGGACCGAGAATCTTCTCGCTCGGTCAGAATTATCCGAATCCGTTCAACCCCTCGACGACGATCCAATTCACGGTGCCGGAAGACGGAAGGGCGAGCTTGAAGATCTACGACGCGATCGGGCAGGAAGTCGCGACGCTTTTCAATAGCGGGGCGAAGGCGGGAGAATACCACCAGGCGACGTTCGACGCATCCCGGCTCGCGAGCGGGATATATTTTGCTCGGCTGGAATTCGGCGGGACAATGCTGACGAAAAAAATGATGCTGTTAAAATAG
- a CDS encoding carboxypeptidase-like regulatory domain-containing protein, translating to MLSLYRGSTLIVIVACFLAAFGGCKKNDSTTNPVNAPLYNVTATVVNPQGQPQGGATLALQNPPAESGTFSAITDSTGKATIESPSGQHTIIASIGTVFQATLTVNVSASASGTVVTTPLHLQQNTTLGRVLVVTADAEQLEDVLRVIGYTAFDSVYIDTLEEEANIDSTKVLNYLKQYTLVFSDCDGGTEGDDEYAALSRTYGRYIQGGGKMYGGHYNYYHLERIWPPYYMLEDSQDNPAEDSIRIVSPPLAGYVGFTVASWDSSGDSRELSGYEHFTDLPPTSVVYATISWTNPRIAVIVENHLGSGKFLWTDYHNQDIKDVAHLVKIVQYFLLNL from the coding sequence ATGCTCTCATTATACCGCGGTTCAACTCTCATTGTGATCGTCGCCTGCTTCCTTGCAGCGTTCGGCGGATGCAAGAAGAACGACTCGACCACGAATCCAGTAAACGCTCCCCTCTATAACGTCACCGCCACGGTCGTCAATCCGCAAGGACAACCGCAGGGGGGCGCCACGCTCGCGCTGCAAAACCCCCCGGCCGAAAGCGGTACTTTCTCCGCGATAACCGACAGCACCGGAAAAGCGACCATCGAATCGCCTTCCGGACAGCATACGATCATCGCGTCGATAGGGACGGTCTTTCAGGCGACCCTGACCGTGAACGTCAGCGCGAGCGCCTCGGGCACAGTGGTCACCACACCGCTCCACTTGCAGCAGAACACGACCCTCGGGAGAGTTCTCGTCGTAACGGCGGATGCGGAGCAGTTGGAGGACGTTCTGCGCGTGATCGGATACACGGCCTTCGATTCTGTTTACATTGACACTCTGGAAGAGGAAGCGAACATCGATTCCACGAAAGTCCTAAACTATCTGAAGCAATACACGCTGGTCTTTTCGGATTGCGACGGAGGTACGGAAGGGGATGATGAATATGCGGCCCTCTCAAGAACGTACGGCAGGTATATCCAGGGGGGCGGGAAAATGTACGGCGGGCATTACAACTATTACCACCTCGAACGGATCTGGCCGCCGTACTATATGCTGGAGGACAGTCAGGACAACCCTGCAGAGGATTCCATCAGGATCGTCAGCCCGCCGCTCGCCGGTTATGTAGGGTTCACCGTCGCAAGCTGGGATTCATCAGGCGATTCCAGGGAGCTCTCCGGGTATGAGCATTTCACAGACCTGCCTCCGACCTCTGTCGTTTATGCGACGATCTCCTGGACCAACCCGAGGATCGCCGTCATCGTCGAGAACCATCTCGGAAGCGGAAAGTTTCTCTGGACAGACTACCACAATCAGGACATCAAGGATGTCGCACATCTTGTAAAGATCGTGCAGTACTTCCTTCTGAACCTGTAG
- a CDS encoding BatA domain-containing protein encodes MTFLNPFVLFGLAAAGIPILLHLLNIRKLRKIEFSTLTFLKELQKNTMRRVKIRQWLLLLLRTLIIIFVVIAFSRPALRGTLAGLGTHARTTVAVILDDSYSMTLRGEHGPFLKQAQSSALAIADLLKEGDDALFIRLSDLPAATIAEPTHDIRQLRREIEQTQASYKHRTVEEGLQCALRYLGMSKNFNKEIYIFTDNQKTSVLGKSSAGNGMQPNFPLDPNIRIFFVPLTDRPFENIGVVKIEIPPTLFQKGKPFIVKADVRNFGTAPAQNRLVNLYLDGVRVMQKSVTVDGGRETAVEFTAVPRRTGYVSGRIELEDDAFDEDNSRSFTVDVPKRIAVLLSSSDPKSSTYLRLALTAHNEDEASTPVALTEVSPQQITYSALAQADVVVLSNVASLSPLQADQLSEFAAGGGGIILLPGNLLNVDQYNSSLLPKLGLPQLMPFDSKRGPGTYRSFEKIDFNHPVFQGMFETASGGQMEKKGVESPRVMTSVRFASEKELRSIIALSDGTPFLWEKISAGRAAARMLGFSTAANAEWSDFPLKGIFVPLLYQTILYAASGGSSIIAQPSLNAGDRVDVPLSTLTRRNGGTSEGQSPVFRMLDPEGKETLLPPTAVRPQRNSPRVISFDGTEQPGIYTLLREKDTVQQIAVNVDPAESAPERATSAEVMTMLGQIGFERKAVSVVGDPGTLGAVVLQSRFGVELWSYFLAAALITALIEMIVAREPQQEGTA; translated from the coding sequence ATGACCTTCCTCAATCCTTTTGTCCTTTTCGGCCTGGCGGCGGCAGGAATCCCCATTCTTCTCCATCTGCTGAATATCCGGAAGCTCAGGAAAATTGAATTCAGCACGCTGACTTTTCTCAAGGAATTGCAGAAGAACACGATGCGGAGAGTGAAGATTCGCCAATGGCTCCTCCTGCTTCTGCGGACGCTGATCATCATCTTTGTCGTCATCGCATTTTCGCGCCCCGCCCTCCGCGGAACGCTCGCCGGCCTCGGAACGCATGCCCGCACCACGGTCGCCGTTATCCTCGACGATTCGTACAGCATGACCCTCCGCGGCGAGCACGGCCCCTTTTTGAAGCAGGCGCAATCGTCAGCCCTTGCGATTGCCGATCTGTTGAAAGAGGGGGACGATGCGCTCTTCATCCGGCTTTCAGACCTTCCGGCTGCGACGATCGCCGAGCCGACCCACGATATCCGCCAGCTCCGGCGGGAGATCGAGCAGACGCAAGCGAGCTATAAACACCGGACGGTCGAGGAGGGGCTCCAATGCGCTCTGCGGTACCTCGGCATGTCAAAGAATTTTAACAAGGAAATTTACATCTTCACCGACAACCAGAAAACCAGCGTTCTCGGCAAGTCCTCCGCCGGGAACGGAATGCAGCCAAATTTTCCCCTCGACCCGAACATCAGGATTTTTTTCGTCCCACTCACGGACCGCCCGTTTGAGAATATCGGCGTCGTAAAAATAGAGATTCCGCCGACCCTTTTTCAAAAGGGGAAGCCCTTCATAGTGAAGGCCGATGTCCGTAATTTCGGGACTGCCCCGGCGCAGAATCGTCTCGTCAATCTGTACCTCGACGGAGTGCGGGTGATGCAAAAGAGCGTGACTGTCGACGGGGGAAGAGAAACCGCTGTCGAGTTTACCGCTGTCCCCCGGCGTACCGGATATGTTTCCGGAAGGATCGAGCTTGAGGACGATGCGTTCGACGAGGACAACTCCCGCTCGTTCACCGTCGACGTCCCGAAGCGTATCGCCGTCCTTCTTTCGTCGTCCGACCCGAAAAGCTCGACCTACCTCCGACTCGCATTGACCGCTCACAACGAAGACGAGGCTTCAACGCCGGTGGCGCTGACGGAGGTCTCGCCGCAGCAAATAACGTACTCCGCCCTCGCCCAAGCGGATGTCGTCGTTCTTTCCAATGTCGCGTCGCTCTCGCCGCTGCAGGCAGACCAGCTGAGTGAATTCGCCGCCGGCGGAGGGGGGATCATACTTCTTCCGGGAAATCTGCTCAACGTCGATCAGTATAACTCCTCCCTCCTGCCGAAGCTCGGCCTTCCGCAGCTCATGCCGTTCGACAGCAAAAGGGGGCCGGGGACCTACCGATCCTTCGAGAAAATAGACTTCAATCATCCTGTTTTCCAGGGAATGTTCGAAACTGCCTCCGGCGGGCAAATGGAAAAAAAGGGGGTAGAGTCGCCGCGGGTCATGACGTCGGTCCGGTTCGCTTCCGAAAAAGAACTCCGCTCGATCATTGCGCTTTCGGACGGCACGCCGTTTCTTTGGGAAAAAATTTCGGCCGGGAGGGCAGCGGCACGGATGCTCGGATTTTCAACGGCGGCGAATGCCGAATGGTCAGATTTTCCCCTCAAGGGAATTTTTGTACCGCTGTTGTATCAGACGATCCTGTACGCAGCGTCCGGAGGTAGCTCGATCATCGCCCAGCCGTCGCTGAACGCCGGAGACAGGGTCGACGTGCCTCTTTCAACATTAACCAGGAGAAACGGGGGGACGTCCGAAGGCCAGTCACCGGTATTTCGCATGCTGGATCCCGAAGGGAAAGAAACACTGCTCCCCCCGACCGCGGTCCGGCCGCAGAGAAATTCTCCGCGGGTAATTTCATTCGACGGCACGGAGCAGCCGGGAATTTATACTCTTCTTCGGGAAAAAGATACTGTGCAGCAGATCGCCGTGAACGTCGACCCGGCCGAATCGGCTCCCGAGAGGGCGACCTCGGCCGAGGTGATGACGATGCTCGGGCAAATCGGCTTCGAGCGGAAAGCAGTCTCGGTCGTCGGCGATCCGGGAACGCTCGGCGCTGTCGTCCTCCAAAGCAGGTTCGGCGTGGAATTGTGGAGTTATTTCCTCGCCGCCGCGCTTATCACAGCCCTTATTGAAATGATCGTTGCGCGCGAACCGCAGCAGGAAGGAACCGCATGA